From Desulfovibrio inopinatus DSM 10711, the proteins below share one genomic window:
- a CDS encoding MFS transporter, which translates to MSHSEEVEAHPYPERSFFWLATSIFLCYLTVGLPLPVIALFVHEQLGLSNTMVGLAVGIQFLATVSTRGYAGRAADTKGAKRTALWGMFSCGLAGCFYLGAALLPVPIWARFVILLLGRLSLGYGESQFLTGILAWGFGIMGPERSGTVMSWSGVAVYGALAAGAPIGLVLFNQWGFAALGVSTMLLPLIALCLNIWIRPIPIHCGHRVPFHSVVRLIVLPGMALSLQGVGFAVIGAFSSLYFLANNWGNAGLALSFFGGAFVTVRILFGNLPDRMGGFQVSLISFAIECFGLTLLWIAPHALVAWIGAALTGAGCSLIFPSLGVEVVRIAPPHIRGTAIGGFAAFQDIAYGLTGPLTGALASYAGFASVYLVAALCALAGFGTTLLFRHRASATTHVA; encoded by the coding sequence ATGTCGCACTCTGAGGAAGTAGAGGCCCATCCATATCCCGAGCGTTCTTTCTTCTGGCTCGCGACGTCCATTTTTCTCTGTTATTTGACCGTCGGGCTTCCCCTTCCCGTCATCGCCTTGTTTGTGCATGAGCAGCTCGGACTCAGTAATACCATGGTCGGGCTTGCCGTCGGCATTCAGTTTTTGGCGACGGTCTCCACGCGAGGCTATGCCGGACGGGCGGCCGATACCAAAGGCGCAAAACGCACCGCACTGTGGGGAATGTTCTCTTGCGGATTGGCCGGATGTTTCTATCTCGGCGCGGCGCTTCTTCCCGTCCCCATCTGGGCTCGTTTTGTCATACTGCTTTTGGGACGATTATCTCTTGGCTATGGAGAAAGCCAATTTCTCACCGGCATTCTGGCATGGGGATTCGGCATCATGGGGCCGGAAAGGTCGGGAACCGTGATGTCCTGGAGTGGTGTCGCCGTGTACGGCGCGTTGGCCGCGGGGGCACCGATTGGCCTGGTGCTCTTCAATCAGTGGGGATTTGCAGCACTCGGTGTCTCCACCATGCTGCTGCCGCTCATTGCGCTGTGTTTGAATATCTGGATACGTCCAATTCCCATACACTGTGGTCACCGCGTGCCGTTTCATTCTGTCGTCAGGCTCATCGTGCTGCCTGGGATGGCCCTCTCACTCCAAGGTGTCGGGTTTGCGGTTATCGGGGCGTTCTCTTCGCTCTATTTTCTTGCAAACAATTGGGGAAATGCCGGACTTGCGCTGTCGTTTTTTGGTGGTGCTTTTGTCACAGTCCGCATCCTGTTCGGCAATCTCCCCGACAGAATGGGTGGATTTCAGGTCTCTTTGATTTCATTCGCGATTGAGTGCTTCGGGCTCACCCTGCTGTGGATTGCGCCGCATGCTCTGGTGGCGTGGATCGGTGCGGCCCTCACGGGTGCGGGATGCTCGTTGATTTTCCCTTCACTGGGTGTCGAGGTCGTGCGTATTGCTCCCCCACATATACGCGGCACAGCCATTGGGGGATTCGCTGCATTTCAGGACATTGCCTACGGGCTCACAGGCCCCCTCACCGGTGCCCTTGCGTCGTATGCCGGATTTGCGTCGGTCTATCTCGTCGCGGCCCTGTGCGCGCTGGCAGGGTTTGGAACGACACTGCTCTTTCGCCATAGAGCATCTGCCACGACACACGTTGCATAA
- a CDS encoding heterodisulfide reductase-related iron-sulfur binding cluster: MSTQMDNAERQMRKVVDLCLDCDCCRYMYETNCLFFPKLYALVDREQETGERITGTELRELAESCNYCALCPCDDVRQDILLAKTMFIERDGLPLPLRLLEDVERLGILCGAAPQIANALLQHPLSGGLIRKTAGIHAKRKLPLIPRTAFPAIAKKEGWDTRPAAQSETKGKKVAFFSGCTARRLFPEVAQAAVEVLQRNNITVYYPPKQGCCGMPSMLEGDRPTTLASAERTVSLMSELIDDGYSIVTSCPTCGYLLKKALPERAYYAEEYQALVGGTDRNLMVPEFSPAKQQDPDAPKLCNVTFNNIQAALKTVPIPDGILGRVQEMRIRTLSKTIYGSIMKNDGYFASLDPLKRIKVSLNCFDLGEFLLSLHRNGELSTQFGAIPGKKAYYAPCHQREQAMGIPYAKLMELIPDISMDAIDNVSYCCGLGGIMGFKNEFHYTSIQMGSRLMAHIKHLSPDHLVTDCLSCRLQFNQMSAYPVQHPIEVLQEAYLASD, encoded by the coding sequence ATGAGTACGCAGATGGATAATGCCGAACGTCAGATGCGAAAAGTCGTCGACTTGTGCCTGGATTGTGATTGCTGTCGGTACATGTACGAAACGAATTGCCTATTCTTTCCCAAACTCTATGCCCTTGTCGACCGGGAACAGGAAACAGGAGAACGGATCACAGGAACCGAATTGCGCGAATTGGCAGAGAGCTGCAACTATTGCGCACTGTGCCCCTGCGATGATGTCCGGCAGGATATCCTTTTGGCCAAAACCATGTTCATCGAACGGGATGGCCTCCCGTTGCCCCTGCGCCTTCTTGAAGACGTCGAACGTCTCGGGATATTATGCGGTGCCGCTCCGCAAATTGCGAACGCCCTGTTGCAACACCCGCTTTCCGGAGGATTGATCAGAAAAACCGCCGGTATTCATGCCAAACGCAAATTGCCCCTGATTCCTCGGACAGCGTTTCCCGCCATAGCAAAAAAAGAAGGATGGGATACACGGCCCGCTGCACAGTCCGAAACCAAAGGCAAGAAAGTCGCGTTCTTCTCCGGTTGCACGGCTCGACGCCTTTTCCCGGAAGTTGCCCAGGCCGCAGTCGAAGTGCTGCAACGCAATAATATCACCGTATATTACCCACCGAAACAAGGCTGTTGCGGCATGCCCAGCATGCTGGAGGGAGATCGCCCGACAACGCTTGCCAGTGCAGAACGTACGGTTTCGCTTATGAGCGAACTCATCGACGATGGGTATAGCATTGTCACATCCTGCCCGACATGCGGCTATCTGCTGAAAAAAGCGTTGCCGGAACGAGCCTATTATGCGGAAGAATATCAGGCGCTGGTCGGAGGGACGGACCGAAACCTGATGGTGCCGGAGTTCTCCCCTGCGAAACAGCAGGATCCTGACGCCCCAAAGCTCTGCAATGTCACCTTCAACAATATCCAAGCCGCCCTGAAAACCGTGCCGATTCCTGACGGTATCCTTGGTCGTGTGCAGGAAATGCGCATTCGCACGCTGAGCAAGACGATATACGGCAGTATCATGAAGAATGACGGCTACTTTGCATCGCTTGATCCGCTCAAACGCATCAAGGTATCGCTTAACTGCTTCGACCTTGGAGAATTCCTGCTCTCCTTGCATCGCAACGGAGAACTCTCCACGCAGTTCGGGGCTATTCCAGGGAAAAAAGCTTACTATGCGCCATGCCACCAACGGGAACAAGCTATGGGCATCCCCTATGCCAAACTCATGGAACTCATCCCGGACATCTCCATGGATGCTATCGACAACGTGTCCTACTGCTGCGGCTTAGGCGGCATTATGGGATTCAAAAATGAATTCCATTATACGTCCATCCAAATGGGAAGCCGTTTGATGGCCCATATCAAACACCTTTCTCCGGACCATCTCGTTACCGATTGTCTGAGTTGCCGTTTGCAATTCAACCAAATGAGCGCCTACCCGGTCCAGCATCCCATTGAAGTCTTGCAGGAAGCGTATCTGGCAAGCGATTAG
- a CDS encoding sulfotransferase family 2 domain-containing protein, whose translation MRKDEPLAFSGSPFYNAVMRTPFFFLHIPRTAGTTLNSILKNNFEEHEILSIYREDDYKQKRILSAEERDQLKLIQGHLFLQSYTPPTIYSIPVNVFTFLRDPVQRLISEYVFLKTWPNNHLYRYLNENGVTFSDYITSDSKMLRYRGKNFMTRMISGEDFDLTKFPHEPLRIAKENITTRFGFVGIQERFNESLLLLKSFLGLDSIIYEKRNALRQELKEHITQSDIAIAESYNAADRELYIYASEKFSETIEKQGPHFALQLKRFNIIISKYNTACALIAQREGLNTQEDISLPKDSPLFRK comes from the coding sequence ATGAGGAAGGACGAACCGCTAGCTTTCAGTGGAAGTCCATTTTATAATGCCGTCATGCGCACACCATTCTTTTTTCTTCATATACCGAGAACCGCCGGAACCACGCTCAACTCCATCTTGAAAAATAATTTCGAGGAGCATGAGATTCTATCGATATATCGGGAGGATGATTATAAACAAAAACGCATATTGAGTGCTGAAGAGCGTGACCAACTGAAATTAATTCAGGGTCATCTCTTTTTGCAATCGTACACGCCACCGACAATCTACTCCATACCGGTCAATGTCTTCACATTTCTCCGAGACCCGGTGCAACGCCTCATTTCCGAGTATGTGTTTCTGAAGACATGGCCGAACAACCATCTCTACCGGTATCTCAACGAGAATGGTGTCACATTTTCAGATTATATTACAAGCGATTCTAAAATGCTGCGATACCGTGGAAAGAACTTCATGACGCGCATGATATCCGGTGAAGATTTCGATCTCACCAAATTTCCTCACGAGCCATTGCGCATCGCGAAAGAAAACATCACAACACGATTTGGATTCGTTGGTATACAAGAACGATTCAATGAAAGTTTGCTCTTACTGAAATCATTTCTTGGTCTCGACTCCATCATTTATGAGAAGCGCAATGCACTCCGTCAAGAATTGAAAGAACACATCACACAGAGTGATATCGCCATTGCTGAATCATACAATGCAGCTGACAGAGAACTTTATATATACGCATCAGAAAAATTTTCTGAGACAATAGAAAAACAGGGACCACACTTCGCATTGCAGCTCAAACGATTCAACATCATCATTTCAAAATACAATACCGCATGTGCACTCATTGCTCAACGAGAAGGGCTGAATACGCAAGAAGACATCTCTCTCCCCAAAGATAGCCCGTTGTTCCGCAAGTAA